The DNA region CGGCGACCGTTGCGAGGTGGTCCTCCACGACCTGACCCGGGATTACAACCATACCATTGTGGACATCCGTAACGGTGGGGTGACCAATCGGAAAATCGGCGGATGCGGCAGTAATTTGGGCCTCGAAGTGCTCAATGGCAGCGTAGAAGGTGGGGACCGTTTCAACTATGTCACCACAACTCCGGACGGTAAAATCCTGCGGTCCTCTTCTATATATGTAAAAAATGATGATGGTAAGATCATTGCTTCAATCTGTATCAACCTGGACATTACGGAGTCCATACAATTCGAAGGCTTTTTGCGCAAGTATAATCATTTTGAAGCGGGGCAGGGTGAATTTTTTGCCCAGGATGTCAACACGCTTTTGGACTATATGGTGCAGCAGGCACAACAACTCATGGGCAAGGACCCTAAAACGATGAACAAGGACGAACGGATAAGCTTTTTATCCTACCTCGATCAAAAGGGTGCGTTTCAGATATCCAAATCCAGCGTTAAAATAT from Treponema primitia ZAS-2 includes:
- a CDS encoding helix-turn-helix transcriptional regulator, with protein sequence MNSLEDEQPFLKQLLTLISAQFGDRCEVVLHDLTRDYNHTIVDIRNGGVTNRKIGGCGSNLGLEVLNGSVEGGDRFNYVTTTPDGKILRSSSIYVKNDDGKIIASICINLDITESIQFEGFLRKYNHFEAGQGEFFAQDVNTLLDYMVQQAQQLMGKDPKTMNKDERISFLSYLDQKGAFQISKSSVKICKVLGISKFTLYSDLDTIRGAGNAGQIPVFDEALDEQA